Proteins from one Flavobacterium branchiarum genomic window:
- a CDS encoding SusC/RagA family TonB-linked outer membrane protein, translated as MKKPVVKQRLLFRIMKITLFQFVLAFVFSSVTMANSVKGQRKLDTKVTIDVVNLSLDNALSKLEKSAKVKFSYNSRMTQLNQKVSIEANDETLSSILNRVLKPFSITYSEVSNQIILQKDSSQSTNFEDVNVSASLFESLFIPVVKGKVIDQNGDPLPGATVLAKGSKIAVLTDFDGNFSIDMPTNSTKLVVSYVGMETKEVDIVNSPLTISLSELGQNLKEVVITTGYEKTSKRTFTGAISKISGAELKVDGVADISRMIEGKAAGVTVQNVTGTFGTAPKITVRGSSSIFGDTKPLWVIDGVVQEDIINISFADLASGNSETLLSSSVAGLNSNDIQSIEILKDASATSIYGSRSLNGVVVVTTKQGRRDSPLKVSYSLEQSVRSVPNYSQYDILNSQESMSIFKEMEAKGFLDLPSTVQGRYGGVYNILGKAINTYVPETDSYLVKNDPVSRNNFLKKYELANTDWFKVLFRPSITQSHSLSFSGGGMNNTFYASLGYYTDPGWTIADNVKQLSSNIKGTFFVNDKLNITLSTMASVRDQQAPGTYESQKDEVFGKVTRDFDINPFAYVLNTSRTLRPYDENGNLEYYRNNWAPMNIVNELKSNYLDINVKDIRFQLDLDYKINKHLTYNLTGSARYANTTREHKILEGSNVVGAYNAMETTIVRDANIFLYKDPNDLSTPAISVLPNGGFLRKFTNDMTSYNIRNSINYRNTFNNKHEVEGFFGTELRSLDRNSDNFTAAGLQYDRGLTAFTDPRIIEKVINEGNSYFGFNSEKERTVGFFGKVGYTYDRRYTASVTGRYDGSNRQGNSGSSRWLPTYTFSGKWNVTEEKFMQNMKTVNNLALRGSYGLTATAGPATNSLAIYKSMIANRLNLNDREIGIEIDQLQNGDLTWEKQFETNIGLDLGLFNNRVQLVTDIYRRKAFDLVDYVVTSGIGGQRIKQGNNANMQTKGLEIGLTTQNIVNRDFKWSTTFNFSVYNQEITKLENQPTAFDLVDGNGGNAVGRPRNAIYSYQFTGLNNQGLPTFVMQDGENDKITGANFQDNKNVTNYLKYEGSIEPNKSFGLANTFTYKNWSLYVFFVGSAGNKVRLNPIFDSQYDDLTVFTKDYTNRWINPGDENRTNVPVIADKRLIANNEGASNLAIAYNTYNYSDVRIADGDFVRLKNISLSWEFPKEFKKRLGLTTFTLKGSAVNPWLIYSDKRLNGQDPEFRNTGGVAFPITSQYTFTLNISL; from the coding sequence ATGAAAAAACCTGTTGTTAAACAACGATTACTCTTTCGAATCATGAAAATAACATTATTTCAGTTTGTCTTGGCGTTTGTCTTTTCAAGTGTCACTATGGCAAATAGTGTGAAAGGACAAAGGAAATTGGACACGAAAGTAACAATCGACGTTGTTAATTTAAGTTTGGATAATGCGTTATCTAAGCTTGAAAAATCAGCAAAAGTTAAGTTTTCGTATAACTCAAGGATGACTCAGTTGAATCAAAAAGTGAGTATCGAAGCCAATGATGAAACCTTATCAAGTATTCTTAATCGAGTGCTAAAACCGTTCAGTATTACTTACTCTGAGGTAAGTAACCAAATTATATTACAAAAGGATAGCTCGCAATCAACAAACTTTGAGGATGTAAACGTTTCAGCGTCACTTTTTGAAAGTTTATTTATTCCAGTTGTAAAAGGAAAAGTAATTGATCAAAATGGGGATCCTTTACCAGGGGCTACCGTACTTGCAAAAGGGAGTAAGATTGCAGTACTTACTGATTTTGATGGTAATTTTTCAATTGATATGCCTACAAACAGTACCAAGTTAGTAGTCTCTTATGTAGGTATGGAAACTAAGGAAGTAGATATCGTAAATTCTCCACTAACAATTTCATTAAGTGAGCTAGGACAAAACTTAAAAGAAGTTGTAATCACAACAGGTTATGAAAAAACTTCAAAAAGAACTTTTACAGGAGCAATCAGTAAAATTTCTGGAGCAGAGTTAAAGGTTGATGGTGTTGCAGATATCAGTAGAATGATCGAAGGAAAAGCGGCAGGTGTTACTGTACAAAACGTTACAGGTACATTTGGTACAGCTCCTAAAATTACTGTACGTGGATCATCTTCAATTTTTGGTGATACAAAGCCATTATGGGTTATTGATGGTGTTGTACAAGAGGATATCATCAATATTTCATTTGCAGATTTAGCTTCAGGAAACTCAGAAACATTATTAAGTTCATCAGTTGCAGGTTTAAACTCAAATGATATTCAGAGTATAGAAATATTAAAAGATGCTTCGGCTACTTCTATCTACGGATCAAGATCTTTAAATGGAGTTGTAGTTGTTACTACAAAACAAGGTCGTAGAGACTCTCCTTTAAAAGTGAGTTATTCTTTGGAACAATCTGTAAGATCTGTACCAAATTATAGTCAATATGATATCTTAAATTCTCAGGAATCGATGAGTATTTTTAAAGAAATGGAAGCTAAAGGATTTCTTGATTTGCCATCAACTGTTCAAGGAAGATACGGTGGAGTATATAATATTTTAGGAAAAGCTATCAATACTTACGTACCAGAAACAGATAGTTATTTAGTGAAAAATGATCCTGTAAGTCGTAATAATTTTTTAAAAAAATACGAGTTAGCTAATACAGATTGGTTTAAAGTTTTATTTAGACCATCTATAACACAAAGTCACTCGTTGAGTTTTTCTGGAGGAGGAATGAATAATACATTTTATGCCTCTTTAGGATACTACACAGATCCAGGATGGACAATTGCTGATAATGTAAAACAGTTATCATCAAATATTAAAGGAACCTTTTTTGTAAACGATAAATTAAATATTACTTTATCTACGATGGCTTCTGTTAGAGATCAGCAAGCGCCAGGTACATATGAAAGTCAAAAGGATGAGGTTTTTGGTAAAGTAACTCGTGATTTTGATATAAATCCATTTGCTTATGTTTTAAATACAAGCAGAACGTTAAGACCTTATGATGAAAATGGAAATCTAGAGTACTATCGTAATAACTGGGCTCCTATGAATATTGTTAATGAATTAAAAAGCAATTATTTAGATATTAACGTAAAAGATATTCGCTTTCAGTTAGATTTAGATTATAAAATAAACAAGCATTTAACTTATAATCTTACAGGATCAGCTCGTTATGCAAATACCACTAGAGAACATAAAATTCTAGAGGGATCAAATGTTGTTGGTGCTTATAATGCAATGGAGACTACAATTGTAAGAGATGCAAATATCTTTTTATACAAAGATCCAAATGATTTATCAACGCCAGCAATATCTGTTCTTCCTAATGGAGGTTTTTTAAGAAAGTTTACAAATGATATGACTTCTTATAACATCAGAAACAGTATAAATTATAGAAATACTTTCAATAATAAACATGAAGTAGAAGGCTTTTTTGGTACAGAGTTAAGATCTTTAGATAGAAATAGTGATAATTTTACCGCAGCTGGTCTTCAGTATGACAGAGGGCTTACTGCTTTTACTGATCCTAGAATTATAGAAAAAGTAATCAATGAAGGAAATTCTTATTTTGGATTTAATAGTGAAAAAGAACGTACTGTTGGTTTCTTTGGAAAAGTAGGGTATACTTATGATCGTCGTTATACAGCATCTGTTACTGGACGTTATGATGGGTCAAACAGACAAGGAAATAGTGGCTCTTCAAGATGGTTACCAACTTATACTTTTAGTGGTAAATGGAATGTTACTGAAGAAAAATTCATGCAAAACATGAAAACAGTAAACAATTTAGCATTAAGAGGTTCTTATGGTTTAACTGCAACAGCTGGTCCAGCAACAAACTCTTTGGCTATATATAAAAGTATGATAGCTAATCGTTTAAATTTAAATGATAGAGAAATAGGAATTGAAATTGATCAATTGCAAAATGGAGATTTAACTTGGGAGAAACAATTTGAGACTAACATTGGTTTAGATTTAGGATTGTTTAATAACAGAGTTCAATTAGTAACTGATATTTATAGACGTAAAGCATTTGATTTAGTTGACTATGTAGTAACATCAGGTATTGGAGGTCAAAGAATTAAACAAGGTAATAATGCTAATATGCAAACCAAAGGTCTAGAGATTGGTTTAACAACACAAAATATTGTAAATAGAGATTTTAAATGGTCAACTACATTTAATTTTTCAGTTTACAATCAGGAAATTACAAAGTTAGAAAACCAACCAACAGCTTTTGATTTAGTTGATGGAAATGGAGGAAACGCTGTAGGACGTCCTAGAAACGCTATCTATTCGTACCAATTTACAGGTTTAAATAATCAAGGACTTCCAACATTTGTAATGCAAGATGGTGAAAATGATAAAATTACAGGTGCTAATTTTCAGGATAATAAAAACGTAACTAATTATTTAAAATACGAAGGATCAATAGAGCCTAATAAATCGTTTGGTCTTGCAAATACGTTCACTTACAAAAATTGGTCGTTATATGTATTCTTTGTAGGGTCAGCAGGAAATAAAGTTCGTTTAAATCCTATTTTTGATAGTCAATATGATGACTTAACAGTTTTCACTAAAGATTATACTAACAGATGGATTAATCCAGGAGATGAAAACAGAACTAACGTTCCGGTTATTGCAGACAAAAGATTAATTGCTAATAATGAAGGTGCAAGTAACCTTGCTATTGCATACAACACTTATAATTATTCTGATGTTAGAATTGCAGATGGTGATTTTGTACGTTTAAAAAACATATCATTAAGCTGGGAATTTCCAAAAGAGTTTAAGAAAAGGTTAGGTCTAACTACTTTTACTCTAAAAGGATCAGCAGTTAATCCTTGGTTGATTTATTCAGATAAGAGATTGAATGGTCAAGATCCTGAATTCCGTAATACAGGAGGAGTAGCATTTCCAATAACTTCTCAGTATACATTTACTTTAAATATTTCATTATAA
- a CDS encoding RagB/SusD family nutrient uptake outer membrane protein — translation MKNIKIALSLLLLISISSCDEFLSETPDNRTQIDTPEKISELLVNAYPVGGTYMDFAETMSDNVTDGRLVETLPKNEQNYNWQMQNETNIDTQANYWDACYRAIAHANKALQAIEEQGFPASLNAQRGEALLARAYSHFMLVTFWSKRYNPSTAATDLGIPYVSEPETALVKKYTRNTVEEVYDYIQRDIDEGLKYVTSEYKEPKFHFNKEAGKAFASRFYLIKGNWAKVLALTEGLGSKPVGKIRDYVAYTSLDPNIQFIDYAKPEHTTNLLIVSSYSIYSRANQLNRFHLGGNKVAEILGSGNFYNKDWYYSTYSYNNKTNFRPKFKEYFKYTNLTAAIGEPFLGTVLFSNDEFYLNRIEALVMSNRIAEANTELEFFLGMRTIGYNATTDKLTEAKVVAKYPVITNEYTPFYTMTPVQTSYVKAIAEAKRREFIHEGMRWFDVKRFDLEVKHEIFNSPTNILTKDDKRRVLQVPLSASSNGVELNPR, via the coding sequence ATGAAAAATATAAAAATAGCACTATCATTATTATTACTTATAAGCATTAGTAGTTGTGATGAGTTTCTTTCGGAAACACCTGATAATAGAACGCAAATAGATACTCCAGAAAAAATATCAGAATTATTGGTTAATGCATACCCTGTAGGTGGGACTTATATGGATTTTGCTGAAACGATGTCTGATAACGTAACCGATGGAAGATTAGTAGAGACGCTACCTAAAAATGAGCAGAATTATAATTGGCAAATGCAAAATGAAACCAATATAGATACTCAGGCAAATTATTGGGATGCATGTTACAGAGCGATTGCTCATGCTAATAAAGCACTTCAGGCTATTGAAGAGCAAGGATTTCCTGCAAGTTTGAATGCACAAAGAGGAGAGGCATTATTGGCTAGAGCTTATTCACATTTTATGTTAGTAACATTTTGGTCAAAACGTTATAATCCTAGTACTGCAGCAACAGACTTAGGTATTCCTTATGTGTCTGAACCAGAAACTGCTTTGGTTAAAAAATACACTAGAAATACTGTTGAGGAAGTTTACGATTACATTCAAAGAGATATAGATGAAGGTTTGAAATATGTAACTAGCGAGTATAAAGAGCCAAAATTTCATTTTAATAAAGAAGCGGGAAAAGCATTTGCAAGTCGTTTTTATTTAATAAAAGGTAATTGGGCTAAAGTACTTGCACTTACTGAGGGATTGGGATCAAAACCAGTCGGTAAAATTAGAGATTATGTAGCTTATACAAGCTTAGATCCTAATATTCAATTTATTGACTATGCAAAACCGGAACATACTACAAATTTATTAATAGTTTCATCTTATTCAATATATTCTAGAGCAAATCAATTAAATAGATTTCATTTAGGAGGAAATAAGGTTGCTGAAATATTGGGTAGTGGTAATTTTTATAATAAAGATTGGTATTATTCAACTTATTCTTATAACAATAAAACAAATTTCCGCCCTAAGTTCAAAGAATATTTTAAATATACTAACCTTACAGCAGCAATTGGAGAACCATTTTTAGGAACTGTACTTTTTTCTAATGATGAATTTTATTTAAATAGAATTGAAGCACTTGTTATGTCTAATAGAATTGCTGAAGCTAATACAGAACTAGAATTCTTTTTAGGTATGAGAACAATAGGGTATAACGCTACAACTGATAAGTTAACAGAGGCAAAAGTTGTTGCTAAATATCCAGTTATTACAAATGAATATACGCCTTTTTATACTATGACTCCAGTACAAACTTCATATGTAAAAGCTATCGCTGAGGCTAAAAGAAGAGAGTTTATTCATGAAGGAATGAGATGGTTTGATGTGAAACGTTTTGATCTTGAAGTGAAGCATGAAATTTTCAATAGCCCAACAAACATTTTAACTAAAGATGATAAACGTAGAGTGTTGCAAGTACCACTTAGCGCATCTAGTAATGGTGTTGAATTAAATCCTAGATAA
- a CDS encoding zinc-binding metallopeptidase, which yields MKILNQYKKIALIAGVVMIFSGCSHEDQPKESQLDFTQPDQSVLDKWITANYLDPYNINARYKWNQNTVDNSRYLFPPTIDKVQPALEIVKQIWLKSYATIGGADFVKKIAPREIVLVGGVNSNENGTRTLGIAEGGQRITLFEVDYINKQNRAIVSEFIHTIQHEYVHILNQNKPFDEQAWGKLTPSGYTATWHLETLKNSRELGFITSYARSNIVEDFAETASIILISTKAEYAAILAGISSTKAKEDIKKKEAIVVKYFKDAFDMDFYALRDEAERNTTSVINGN from the coding sequence ATGAAGATATTAAACCAATATAAAAAAATTGCATTAATTGCTGGAGTAGTAATGATTTTTTCTGGTTGTTCTCATGAAGATCAGCCTAAGGAAAGCCAATTAGATTTTACGCAGCCAGATCAATCGGTGCTTGATAAATGGATTACTGCGAATTACCTTGATCCGTATAATATTAACGCACGCTATAAATGGAATCAGAATACTGTTGATAATAGCAGATATTTATTCCCTCCTACTATCGATAAAGTACAACCTGCTTTAGAAATTGTTAAGCAAATATGGTTAAAAAGTTATGCAACCATTGGAGGAGCTGATTTTGTAAAGAAAATAGCACCAAGAGAAATTGTTTTGGTTGGAGGTGTAAACTCAAATGAAAATGGTACAAGAACGTTAGGAATTGCAGAAGGAGGACAAAGAATAACACTTTTTGAAGTTGATTATATCAATAAGCAAAATCGTGCAATTGTTTCTGAGTTTATTCATACTATTCAACACGAGTATGTACATATTTTAAATCAAAATAAACCTTTTGATGAACAAGCTTGGGGAAAATTGACACCTTCAGGTTACACAGCAACTTGGCATTTAGAAACGCTAAAAAACTCAAGAGAATTAGGTTTCATAACTAGCTACGCAAGGTCTAATATTGTCGAAGATTTTGCTGAAACAGCTTCTATAATTCTAATTAGTACCAAGGCGGAATACGCAGCTATTTTAGCAGGTATTAGTAGCACAAAAGCAAAAGAGGATATTAAAAAGAAAGAAGCTATAGTAGTAAAATACTTCAAAGATGCTTTTGATATGGACTTCTATGCATTAAGGGATGAGGCCGAAAGAAATACTACAAGTGTAATTAATGGTAATTAG
- a CDS encoding DUF4302 domain-containing protein, whose protein sequence is MKIKYLYKLLVVAFVAIQLVACSNNDTEQKFDETPTGRINTQSEKLNELLLSSEYGWKAVYFTDNKQLGGYTHLFKFSPGGKVSMASDFDSDTKKYDSQYEIQLGSTVSVVFTTANRIHLLSDSNSFPNDDFEGQGYLGDFQFLFYGEDKGDIVFRTNRKFQELRFVKATAADWASLPLNIVMEKNVIGANSRPLFRLLETTDGTTVRQFDFNFDKATRFATADPISEGFSESYNFGVGYSPTGMIVSPAIVVKGQNLSEFVYDDATGSFTSKGTDGVSATIKYSAKPLVITDDYKILLSGQPATAFGYIASILINSSGNSTLCNALLNEINASLPTAQKVNRVQFEFNNDGDSYIVYTFTGGKATLYHNVQVVEDPVKKTITLKHLSWQTATALIAEPALLKKFDQELTNPNGLYVKREAFKLAGVPNTVYTFTSSSSNFRLATYAFQ, encoded by the coding sequence ATGAAAATAAAATATTTATATAAGTTGCTAGTTGTTGCTTTTGTAGCAATTCAATTAGTTGCTTGCAGTAACAATGATACAGAACAAAAGTTTGATGAAACTCCTACTGGTAGAATTAATACTCAATCTGAAAAATTGAATGAATTATTACTTTCATCTGAGTATGGATGGAAAGCTGTTTATTTTACAGATAACAAACAATTAGGTGGATATACGCATTTATTTAAATTTTCTCCTGGTGGGAAAGTGTCAATGGCGTCAGATTTTGATAGCGATACAAAAAAATATGATAGTCAATATGAGATTCAACTTGGAAGCACTGTAAGCGTAGTTTTTACTACAGCCAACAGAATCCATCTTTTATCTGACTCAAATTCTTTCCCAAACGATGATTTTGAGGGACAAGGATATTTGGGTGATTTTCAGTTTTTATTTTATGGAGAAGATAAAGGGGATATTGTTTTTAGAACCAACCGTAAGTTTCAGGAATTACGTTTTGTAAAAGCTACTGCAGCTGATTGGGCAAGTTTACCATTAAATATTGTAATGGAAAAGAATGTAATTGGGGCAAATTCACGACCACTTTTTAGACTATTAGAAACTACAGACGGAACAACTGTGCGTCAATTTGATTTTAATTTTGATAAAGCCACTCGTTTCGCTACTGCAGACCCTATTAGTGAAGGTTTCTCAGAAAGTTATAATTTTGGTGTTGGTTATTCACCAACAGGAATGATAGTGAGTCCTGCTATTGTAGTTAAGGGACAAAATTTATCTGAATTTGTTTATGACGACGCAACAGGAAGCTTTACATCTAAAGGAACTGATGGAGTTAGTGCTACAATTAAGTACAGTGCAAAACCTTTAGTAATTACAGATGATTATAAAATTCTTTTGAGTGGACAACCAGCAACTGCATTTGGCTACATTGCATCCATTTTGATAAATTCATCTGGAAATTCAACTTTATGTAATGCATTATTAAATGAAATTAATGCTAGTTTACCTACTGCACAAAAGGTCAATAGGGTTCAATTCGAGTTTAACAATGACGGTGATTCATATATAGTTTATACTTTTACAGGTGGAAAAGCTACTTTATATCATAACGTACAAGTTGTTGAGGATCCAGTTAAAAAAACAATTACGCTTAAACATCTTTCTTGGCAAACCGCAACTGCTCTTATTGCAGAACCAGCCTTGTTGAAGAAATTTGATCAAGAATTAACAAATCCGAATGGATTATATGTTAAGAGAGAAGCTTTCAAACTTGCAGGAGTACCTAACACAGTTTATACTTTTACATCTTCGTCAAGTAATTTTAGATTAGCTACTTATGCTTTTCAATAG
- a CDS encoding DUF5808 domain-containing protein has protein sequence MDPSKETKDNWRKDPSNWIWGIFYFNKEDKRLFPPKRIKELGWTINFGNPNSILFFIILFAVIYAIKYIVENMN, from the coding sequence ATGGATCCTAGTAAAGAAACTAAAGATAACTGGCGTAAGGATCCTTCAAATTGGATATGGGGAATTTTTTATTTTAATAAAGAAGATAAAAGATTGTTTCCTCCTAAGAGAATAAAAGAATTGGGTTGGACTATTAATTTTGGAAATCCAAATTCAATATTATTTTTTATAATTCTATTCGCAGTAATTTATGCTATTAAATATATTGTTGAGAATATGAATTAG
- a CDS encoding helix-turn-helix domain-containing protein — translation MREKEKEINYKECTVQECDTDYINLHGSTPLYSIFLLEGTGKVSVDLVEYAFEGKIILFTSPYQIIHFDVKKTLKTTRLQFHGDFYCIEYHKKEVACNGLLFNNIYQQPFVNLEKKDFVELDYILGKLILELDNNTSYAMAVVRAYLQLILALCSKIKYEDNLVDEEKNIHHPLIQFKELLENNFREERQPSFYAAQMGISPNSFSKLCKQYFLKTPSTLIQERVILEAKKLIHLTYKSMKQIAAELNFDDENYFSRYFKKHTGITPTAFREDVGISIVADLSR, via the coding sequence ATGAGAGAAAAGGAAAAAGAAATAAACTATAAAGAGTGTACAGTTCAGGAATGCGATACAGATTATATTAATTTGCATGGCAGTACTCCGTTGTACAGTATTTTTCTTTTGGAAGGAACAGGAAAAGTAAGTGTAGATTTAGTAGAATATGCTTTTGAAGGCAAAATTATTTTGTTTACCTCTCCGTATCAAATCATTCATTTTGATGTAAAAAAAACTCTTAAAACTACCCGATTGCAGTTTCATGGAGATTTCTATTGTATTGAATATCATAAAAAAGAAGTAGCTTGTAATGGACTTTTATTTAATAACATATACCAGCAACCATTTGTAAATCTTGAGAAAAAAGACTTTGTAGAGTTAGATTATATTTTAGGAAAGTTAATTCTTGAGTTAGATAATAACACTAGCTATGCTATGGCAGTAGTACGTGCCTATTTGCAGTTGATACTGGCATTATGTAGTAAAATTAAATATGAAGATAATCTTGTTGATGAAGAAAAAAACATTCATCATCCATTAATACAATTCAAAGAATTATTAGAGAATAATTTTAGAGAAGAAAGACAACCATCTTTTTATGCCGCCCAAATGGGAATTTCTCCTAACAGTTTTTCTAAATTATGCAAACAGTATTTTCTGAAAACGCCCTCTACATTAATTCAGGAAAGAGTAATATTAGAGGCTAAAAAGCTCATTCATCTTACTTATAAAAGTATGAAGCAAATAGCGGCAGAATTGAATTTTGATGATGAAAATTATTTTAGCCGCTATTTTAAAAAACATACAGGTATTACTCCAACTGCATTTAGAGAGGATGTTGGAATATCTATTGTAGCAGATTTGTCTAGGTAA
- the rclC gene encoding reactive chlorine resistance membrane protein RclC — MNIIVALSKLQSQFFNLMRIAIFIVMVWIGGLKAFQYEADGIVPFVANSPLMSFFYNNPSEYKDHKNKEGEVVEDNIKWHIENGTYIFSYALGGVIIIIGLLTLFGIFNPQIGLVGGVLTACMAVVTLSFLITTPETWVPDLGSATHGFPYLSGAGRLVIKDVIMMAGGLLCASDCAKRIISQKN; from the coding sequence ATGAATATAATAGTAGCACTATCAAAATTACAAAGTCAGTTTTTTAATTTAATGCGAATTGCCATTTTTATTGTAATGGTTTGGATTGGGGGACTTAAAGCTTTTCAATATGAGGCAGACGGAATCGTACCATTTGTAGCTAATAGTCCACTGATGAGTTTCTTTTATAACAATCCAAGTGAATATAAAGACCATAAAAATAAAGAAGGTGAGGTAGTAGAAGACAATATAAAATGGCATATTGAGAACGGAACGTATATCTTTTCTTATGCTTTAGGTGGAGTAATCATAATTATTGGATTACTTACTTTATTTGGAATTTTCAACCCTCAAATCGGACTTGTAGGAGGAGTTCTTACCGCTTGTATGGCAGTTGTAACCCTCAGTTTTTTAATTACCACTCCCGAAACTTGGGTACCAGATTTAGGAAGTGCAACACATGGATTTCCTTATTTATCTGGAGCTGGAAGATTGGTAATTAAAGATGTTATTATGATGGCTGGAGGACTGTTATGTGCTTCTGATTGTGCCAAAAGAATTATATCTCAAAAGAATTAA
- a CDS encoding helix-turn-helix domain-containing protein, with protein MKIKSKIKSHEKPIFSIGVHDGYDPKSHLTEENISIEIKDVEDIKSNHLITDGLVIHDTQMYFSEPQTILFEISCESIIMNFIYCNNVETQIDQLESERFHRENTHNIIYTSNYKATFKIPAFEKINYFSIILSKDFYCNIINEDWELHQKFSKNILLKKSSYITSNYSAFTPDIQWVIHEIKNCNRKGALKRMYIETKIKELLILQFETLIEKKAPKDLMDEDDYMKLQEAKLILNKDYVDAPTLPELSRMISLNEFKLKKGFKACYGITVRSYIIELRMKRAKELLQSKPISVSEVAYKCGYKDVSHFSAAFKNFYGYSPQKFKIN; from the coding sequence TTGAAAATTAAATCAAAAATTAAAAGCCATGAAAAACCTATATTCTCAATAGGTGTTCACGATGGTTATGACCCAAAAAGTCACTTAACAGAAGAAAATATTAGTATCGAAATTAAAGATGTAGAAGATATCAAAAGTAATCATTTAATAACTGACGGACTTGTTATTCACGATACCCAAATGTACTTTTCTGAGCCTCAGACAATACTATTTGAGATTAGTTGCGAATCGATTATAATGAATTTTATATATTGTAATAATGTCGAAACACAAATTGACCAGCTAGAAAGCGAAAGATTTCATAGAGAAAACACGCACAACATCATCTACACATCAAATTATAAAGCCACTTTTAAAATACCAGCATTTGAGAAAATAAACTACTTTTCAATCATTTTATCAAAAGATTTTTATTGCAATATTATCAATGAAGATTGGGAGCTTCATCAAAAGTTTTCAAAAAATATTCTGTTAAAAAAATCTAGCTATATAACTTCTAATTATAGTGCCTTTACACCTGATATTCAATGGGTAATACATGAAATAAAAAATTGCAACCGCAAAGGTGCCTTAAAAAGAATGTATATAGAAACTAAGATTAAAGAGCTTTTAATCTTACAGTTTGAAACGCTTATTGAAAAAAAAGCTCCTAAAGATTTGATGGATGAAGATGATTATATGAAACTTCAAGAGGCTAAATTAATCCTTAATAAAGATTATGTGGACGCTCCTACTCTTCCTGAATTATCAAGAATGATTTCTCTCAATGAATTCAAGTTAAAAAAGGGATTCAAAGCCTGTTATGGAATCACTGTAAGAAGCTATATTATTGAACTTCGTATGAAACGCGCAAAAGAATTACTACAATCTAAACCTATAAGTGTTAGCGAAGTAGCATACAAATGTGGCTACAAAGATGTATCTCATTTCTCTGCGGCTTTTAAAAATTTCTATGGGTATTCTCCTCAAAAATTTAAGATTAATTAA